A genomic segment from Aegilops tauschii subsp. strangulata cultivar AL8/78 chromosome 1, Aet v6.0, whole genome shotgun sequence encodes:
- the LOC109771649 gene encoding ubiquitin-conjugating enzyme E2 2, with the protein MSTPARKRLMRDFKRLMQDPPAGISGTPQDNNIMLWNAVIFGPDDTPWDGGTFKLTLQFTEDYPNKPPTVRFVSRMFHPNIYADGSICLDILQNQWSPIYDVAAILTSIQSLLCDPNPNSPANSEAARLFSENKREYNRKVREVVEQSWTAD; encoded by the exons ATGTCAACCCCTGCAAGGAAGAGGCTGATGAGGGATTTCAAACGACTGATGCAGGATCCTCCTGCGGGCATAAGTGGCACACCTCAGGATAACAATATAATGCTGTGGAATGCTGTAATTTTTGG TCCTGATGATACTCCCTGGGATGGTG GTACGTTCAAGCTGACACTTCAGTTTACTGAAGATTATCCTAATAAGCCACCTACAGTGCGGTTTGTTTCTCGAATGTTTCATCCCAATA TTTATGCAGATGGAAGCATATGTTTAGATATTCTCCAAAACCAGTGGAGCCCGATATATGATGTAGCTGCTATATTGACATCCATTCAG TCACTGCTTTGCGACCCAAACCCAAATTCACCTGCCAACTCAGAAGCGGCCCGCCTATTCAGCGAGAACAAGCGGGAGTACAACCGTAAAGTACGTGAGGTCGTGGAGCAAAGCTGGACTGCAGACTAA